From Heteronotia binoei isolate CCM8104 ecotype False Entrance Well chromosome 17, APGP_CSIRO_Hbin_v1, whole genome shotgun sequence, one genomic window encodes:
- the LOC132586327 gene encoding transmembrane protein 229b-like: MGSPPEPLNQLCRTYIYAIHGYFLEKILGVLVGEESPFQRAGSLGSFLVYGCCGLSMEYIYLGLRNECCLLTRCILYVSCIYSWEFGAGGLLSLFGACPWDYSEYSFNLLGLVALEFFLFWFVGALLLEKLVVCNTLRLLLGEAWKAKKKPMPKFALKDD, translated from the coding sequence ATGGGGAGCCCGCCTGAGCCCCTGAACCAATTGTGCCGGACCTACATCTATGCCATCCACGGCTACTTCTTGGAGAAGATCCTTGGGGTCTTGGTGGGCGAGGAGAGCCCCTTCCAGCGAGCCGGCAGCCTGGGCTCGTTCCTGGTCTACGGCTGCTGCGGCCTGAGCATGGAGTACATCTACCTGGGTCTACGGAACGAGTGTTGCCTTCTGACGCGGTGCATCCTGTACGTTTCGTGCATCTACTCCTGGGAGTTCGGCGCGGGCGGCCTCCTGTCCCTCTTCGGGGCCTGCCCCTGGGACTACAGCGAGTACAGCTTCAACCTGCTGGGCCTCGTCGCCTTGGAGTTCTTCCTCTTCTGGTTCGTGGGGGCCCTGCTGCTGGAGAAACTGGTCGTCTGCAACACCCTCCGGCTCCTGCTGGGCGAGGCGTGGAAAGCCAAGAAGAAGCCCATGCCCAAATTCGCACTGAAGGATGACTAA